The Juglans regia cultivar Chandler chromosome 11, Walnut 2.0, whole genome shotgun sequence genome contains the following window.
ATCACGAGCCTTTCaaaaatttgttaatttataatgtaATTAAGCctcactaatatttataatttgaaatagaGAAAATGCATCATTCTAGCtacttaatttctttgtttttaagatAATATAATTGATCAAATATTGAAACTCAACGTACAAAACAATTGAAAACACACTCAATATTATATCACatataaagtttttttcttgTGGTTTCTCGAAATACAAAATGCATGCTGCAGGTAAATTAAACAAAGCAATTCATCTCTTCCCTTCGCTTTTCTTTCCTTTGATCTGTTGGATACCCTAAGCTCTACGTacgttcaaattttttttccccaatcACTTATCACAGACCATACGTTTAATTTGCTAAATCATGCACTGCATAAGAAAAGtcaaatagataatatatatttatatatagcaaCGTTAACATTATCCAGCTGATCGATCAACCGTCGACGTTCCTCAGAATCTCCAAACGCTGCACGGATTCGGTGAAAGTTCTGCAAAATCATCGTTTTTTCACATGATCTCCTACATATCACGACTCCAtgcatttgaaaattatttgaattaaaaaaaaaaaaaaaaaaaaaaaagaaaacactaaaatCATGTGAActtgtctttattttctaaaacattttaaataatttattttcaaaagaattcatgatatttgaaaaaaaaaaaaaaactagatttgTAAATCAGTGCGGAGGAtgtcacacacacatataatatatatatatatatatatatcatgaagattcaatttacaataataaaaatttaaaattaaacttcagtgtaaattaaatattgcaTTAAACTTCagtgtaaattaaatattgcaatatatatagatataaaaaaatatatatatatatatacgtactgcCAAGGAACATCTCCAGCAAGCAGCCAGTCGCCGTCTTTGTCTTGATATGTGAGCGCAATATAGCTCGCACCAtctttatcaatattttggcGGCCTGCACATGAGATTCATGAGTATATAATTAAACCCAAATAATCAAAAACCGATAATCCTACTCGATATTctcttgatttttatatatttgtaaacgCCCGGCCCGCGACTTACCATTGGGAAACATGGTGATCAAGCTGTTTGTGAGAGCCTGATAAGAGTCGTAGAGCCTTAGATCAATCTTTCTTGCAATTGCTACCCCCTTCATCTTGACCTTGACATACAAAGAGTTTGATGATCCACCAGTACCAGTACTCCTCCTCTGATGATGAGCCGTTTGATCGGCATTATTGATCTGCCcatactgatcatgatcatgctGGTGGAGCTGTTTCATCCTCCATGATTTAATGGGTGGCCACCCCACTAAAtggttttcttcctcttctttcctatataatatatcacaatattTGAAAACCGATAGatcatttattaatatatgagtaatactagatacatgATATGTACTGGCGGCCTTTCAGATTCGATCAGTACTGatcattttaaaacatctaattaatatactgataaaaaattaatcaattggGATAGATACATTTGAAACATGATAtgcttgtaattaatttaacaaaaatatagaAGCGAGcctttagttatttttaattgGGTGCCAATTATAAGTAGTTTTGTTCTAGGCAAATTCGTAAATTcgaatatacatatatattgaacgtttcttttttcctcaaaagATTTCCCCATTTTGGGTAAGCATTACAAAACTTTTCCTTTAATACTTTACCAATATTAATcttaattattacatttttttgggTGAAATAAACCAATATATTTATCAAGTCCAGTTAATTCGTGATTAAATTAATCTTGTACGTTAACGGGAGTGGGGATACAATCTTGACCATATATGAATTAGGATGTGTCGAACGTCCTTAAAAAtgtcttgctgaaaaaaaacaaaaacaaaaacaaaacagcaCTCATAACTCAGACCGGAAAATCATGTATAATAAAGATAATCATGCATATATGTTTTCCCTTCGATGATTTTTTTCCTGGTTAATTCCATGTTTTATATATTAAGGAAAATTGGAATAGCcaccaaaatattgataattaggATTGAGGAACGAACTACAATATGTTACATTGCCAATAATGTAACaaattaaaacacatataaTTAACTGCAGAAAATCACGGCGGAACCACTTGGAGATCATCGGGCCGGGGCCACCCAACATCTCTTATCGATCCCAGAagaataatattcttgaagtaacgaaaatagtttgtgaataatagtaaaatagtttgagttaaatatcttttaagtcttgaaaaatgagaaaaaaaaagaagttgaataacaaatattttaaaaaatatatagttttattgttaaaatatttgttgggatttaaaaaaaaattgaattattttttattttttgtttgaaaatttaaaaaaattataatgattattttaaaaattttatatttaaattatgtttgtgatgaaattatatgaaaattttaggatgagatctatttccaaacaagcctgATTCctatataacaatattaagattttataagtGTAATTAgcatttctttattaaaaaagcaTGCATGATATATGTCTTATGTTCCTATATACGTTAAtgcattaaaagaaaattgattgcaatatatatcatgtatatattgatCATGCATGGATAAATGAATTAGCGCGCATACATGAGATCAcacaaatatatgaaaatattattccaAGAGGTAATCTATTGGCTCAGCACCTTTGAGAACATACACATGcgaacacacacatatatataataagctagAAAGATTTcgatcaatattttaaaaataataataaaattcagcTAAAACTAAGATGTAAAGATTATTCAggccaacatatatataagtgaaaattccaataaaatcgaaatataaaaattaatttacttATCGAGGATGTAAGGCTTCTTTTCTCCTTTCCGATCATCGTCCTCGTTTGGCTGGCCATTCCACAACGTCAGGGGGAAGGTTGTGATCTGTGGTAGGTCTCCAAAGGCCTCCTCAGAACTACGTTTGTTTTTTACCCATTTGTCGCTTTTCAAACAACCGCTGCTATGGCTCCATAGTTCAGAGGCAACTGGTTCATTCAGTTCAAGCTCGTGATCATTTAGGTCGAACCCTTTCAGTTTCAGTACTGGACTGTGAACTGGAAGGGCAAGGCCAAGTTGGAGCTCCATCAATCTCATACATATGACAAGCGGAAAAATCAACGTCGTAAGGTTCAGGAAATTATATGGAGGAAAAGGCTAGCTAGACATGGGGCTCAAAGGTGAATGGAGATTCCATTGGGAGGGATTATGAAGTACTTATatgagtgtatatatatgtgagagagagagagagagagatgaaaatgaCCATTGTCATCTGGTAGAGAGGAAGTTGGGGACAGCATGGAAGTTGGGTCGGCTAAAAGACTAGCAGTGATATAGACAGGCGAGGAAAGGGTGCACCAACGTGCCGAGATTGCCTTAGCCCACCCTCTCTTTTAGTCTTTAATCTTCTGATCTGCCCCCGCATTCACCAAccctctgatctctctctcgtcggttatatatttgtgattttaattagtttaggaaAATCCTTATAATTAAGCGAACATGCATGATTCTTCAGAGGTATAatgaatcaaaatatatatttttctttaaagcaTGAATTTCGGCTACACATGATAACATGATTAATTAGGAGCTAGCGTTTGTCCTTCGTAACCTTCGAACTGGAGCAGTACATGAATTGTTTAGGCAAGAAGCATTTTACACGATTGTTCAATCTCCAGGACAAATGACATATACAAATCCCGAATACACATGCTTTATGCaagttctttataaaaaataaaataaaataaaaaaaggtggaACCCACAatagaaaattgtaaaaaacTCACCTTTTCTTGATAGAttctatatttttacaaaaatcttataCAAAATTTGTACATTTGAGCTTTTATAGCATTGTTCTTTATTAAAACTGCTACATATCTGCTTGACTAGCGATATCGCATCTACCCGCGCGAGTACTTGCATATAACCAACGAGCCACTAAAGAAAGAAACTTGACGAGCCACACATTTGGATCGGTTGGCATTCATTGTCTTGCAGCTGCG
Protein-coding sequences here:
- the LOC108992179 gene encoding auxin-responsive protein IAA29-like — its product is MRLMELQLGLALPVHSPVLKLKGFDLNDHELELNEPVASELWSHSSGCLKSDKWVKNKRSSEEAFGDLPQITTFPLTLWNGQPNEDDDRKGEKKPYILDKKEEEENHLVGWPPIKSWRMKQLHQHDHDQYGQINNADQTAHHQRRSTGTGGSSNSLYVKVKMKGVAIARKIDLRLYDSYQALTNSLITMFPNGRQNIDKDGASYIALTYQDKDGDWLLAGDVPWQTFTESVQRLEILRNVDG